A single window of Gossypium hirsutum isolate 1008001.06 chromosome A10, Gossypium_hirsutum_v2.1, whole genome shotgun sequence DNA harbors:
- the LOC107936652 gene encoding uncharacterized protein produces the protein MQMQMPGFAVPEALVTEILSKLPVKSLIRFNCVFGVLVYPVEGIDKSFDLWVINGGVWTKQFSIESIPGVVNPLGFWKNDELFLLNTNYEVVLFDPSTHELKVLGINTYLDHHREYVSLFFYVESLVPINGIQEHKDHIIRQLVGNASNKY, from the exons atgcAGATGCAGATGCCAGGATTTGCAGTGCCAGAAGCTTTGGTGACGGAAATCCTGTCTAAGCTTCCTGTTAAGTCCCTTATTCGTTTCAACTGCGTTT TTGGTGTTCTTGTTTACCCGGTGGAAGGAATTGACAAGTCTTTTGATTTATGGGTTATTAATGGAGGAGTATGGACTAAACAATTCAGTATTGAATCTATTCCTGGAGTTGTCAACCCATTGGGGTTTTGGAAAAATGATGAATTGTTTCTTTTAAACACAAATTATGAAGTAGTCTTGTTTGATCCCTCCACCCATGAGCTTAAGGTGCTTGGGATCAATACTTACCTGGATCATCATCGCGAGTACGTCTCCCTCTTTTTTTATGTGGAGAGCCTGGTTCCAATCAATGGAATACAAGAGCATAAGGATCATATAATACGTCAACTAGTTGGAAATGCATcaaataaatattga